Proteins from a genomic interval of Cryptomeria japonica unplaced genomic scaffold, Sugi_1.0 HiC_scaffold_60, whole genome shotgun sequence:
- the LOC131863304 gene encoding GDSL esterase/lipase At4g10955-like: MANKNGIDVTEFAHFANPDWEDPVHRRCIAASLVNVVYLLETNENQANELCCLLQFEVKETVIDDNDNSIYGVVFQWHGTTNAGPGGPPSKVVAFRGTLLRPKNISHDLVEDMKVAIRHYDSISRVEKGLQYLRKSLHNNGYNNIWLAGHSLGAAIALGTAMNLMKEERHNLEAHLFNPPFICPTVPQLKVFEMGGNFSVLRDNQRSLELYAKFVGISDWVPNIYVNQKDPICQTYVHYFEVLMGIYRHKSHLLYESMKYLFSFDLVKKKSPWHLVPSATVIVATKHFFHNHHTIRQWWLKDLRINSIEYIPPDEVIQSIKYNLPVETV, encoded by the exons ATGGCTAACAAGAACGGGATTGATGTAACAGAGTTTGCCCATTTTGCAAATCCTGACTG GGAAGATCCAGTGCACAGGAGGTGCATCGCTGCAAGCCTAGTGAATGTTGTGTACCTCCTTGAAACCAACGAAAACCAGGCTAATGAATTGTGTTGCTTGCTTCAATttgaagtgaaggaaactgtaatcgATGACAATGACAACTCTATATATGGGGTTGTTTTTCAGTGGCATGGAACAACGAATGCAGGTCCAGGTGGGCCTCCTTCTAAAGTAGTTGCATTCAGAGGTACGCTTCTTCGACCAAAAAATATTTCTCATGACTTGGTCGAAGACATGAAGGTAGCCATTAGGCACTATGACTCCATATCCAGGGTTGAAAAGGGCTTACAATACCTAAGAAAGAGCCTGCATAACAATGGGTACAACAATATTTGGCTTGCAGGGCATTCATTGGGAGCTGCTATTGCATTGGGAACAGCAATGAACCTTATGAAGGAAGAACGTCATAATCTTGAAGCACATCTTTTCAATCCTCCATTTATTTGTCCTACTGTTCCACAGTTGAAAGTTTTTGAAATGGGTGGAAACTTTTCAGTGTTGAGAGACAATCAGAGATCGCTTGAGTTGTACGCTAAGTTCGTTGGCATCAGCGATTGGGTACCCAACATCTATGTGAACCAAAAGGATCCCATCTGTCAAACTTATGTTCACTATTTTGAGGTGTTAATGGGTATATATAGACATAAAAGTCATTTGCTTTATGAGAGTATGAAGTATCTCTTTTCTTTTGATCTGGTTAAGAAGAAAAGCCCCTGGCATTTAGTTCCCTCTGCTACGGTGATTGTGGCGACAAAACATTTCTTTCACAACCATCATACTATTCGTCAATGGTGGCTTAAGGATCTTCGTATCAATAGTATTGAATATATCCCTCCAGATGAAGTTATTCAAAGTATCAAATATAACCTTCCAGTTGAAACGGTTTAG